Proteins from a single region of Primulina tabacum isolate GXHZ01 chromosome 5, ASM2559414v2, whole genome shotgun sequence:
- the LOC142544848 gene encoding beta-amyrin 16-alpha-hydroxylase CYP87D16-like isoform X1 — protein sequence METFIFSSYTREVPLDLSYVACFVGTLVALYVTHWIYRWRSPKCNGVLPPGSMGLPLIGETIQLVIPSASLDLPPFIKSRMKRYGPIFRTNVAGRPVVITADPEFNHFLLRQDGKLVDTWSMDTFAEVFDQASQSSRKYTRNLTLNHFGIEALRGKLLPQMHAMVQKTLSTWSSRESVEVKSESVTMAIDFAAKQIFSGDAPDKISDMFRDLVEGLMSFPINIPGTAHHKCLQIHKKVREMMRDVVTKRLAESERSHGDLLDHIIDDKNTESFLNEDFIVQLMFGLLFVTSDSISTTLALAFKLLEENPLVLEELIAEHENILKKRENSESNLTWNEYKSMSFTLQVINEVLRLGNVAPGFFRRALKDIPVNGYTIPKGWVIMIATAGLHLNASQFEDPLKFNPRRWTEIQPSVVSKCFMPFGSGMKQCAGAEYSRVLIATFLHVLVTKYRWTMVKGGKIVRSPIIRFPDGFHYKIVKNKN from the exons ATGGAAACATTTATATTTTCCTCGTACACAAGAGAAGTGCCATTGGATTTGTCATATGTTGCTTGCTTTGTTGGAACACTGGTTGCCCTTTATGTTACTCACTGGATTTACAGATGGAGGAGTCCTAAATGCAATGGAGTTCTCCCGCCCGGTTCTATGGGCCTGCCTCTCATTGGAGAAACCATCCAATTGGTCATCCCAAGTGCCTCTTTGGATCTCCCTCCATTCATTAAAAGTAGAATGAAAAG ATATGGCCCTATTTTTCGGACCAACGTAGCGGGACGACCTGTGGTCATTACCGCAGACCCGGAATTCAACCATTTTCTACTCAGACAAGATGGGAAATTAGTTGACACATGGTCCATGGACACTTTCGCAGAAGTTTTCGACCAGGCAAGTCAATCTTCAAGAAAATACACCAGAAACTTGACGCTGAACCACTTTGGCATCGAGGCCTTGAGAGGGAAACTCCTCCCTCAGATGCATGCTATGGTCCAGAAAACCCTCTCCACTTGGTCAAGTCGGGAATCAGTTGAAGTTAAAAGTGAATCCGTCACG ATGGCTATTGATTTTGCTGCAAAACAAATATTTAGCGGCGATGCACCAGATAAGATAAGTGACATGTTCAGGGACTTGGTTGAGGGCCTAATGTCTTTTCCTATCAATATCCCAGGAACCGCACATCATAAATGTTTGCAG ATACACAAGAAAGTTAGAGAAATGATGAGGGATGTAGTGACCAAGAGGCTTGCGGAATCCGAAAGGAGCCACGGAGATCTTCTCGACCATATCATCGACGACAAGAACACCGAATCGTTTTTGAACGAAGACTTCATAGTTCAACTAATGTTCGGACTGTTATTCGTCACCTCCGATTCGATCTCCACCACATTGGCATTAGCTTTCAAGTTGCTGGAGGAAAACCCATTGGTGCTGGAGGAATTAATT GCCGAACACGAGAATATACTCAAGAAAAGAGAGAATTCAGAGTCAAATCTAACATGGAACGAATACAAATCGATGAGCTTCACACTTCAGGTCATCAATGAAGTGCTCAGGCTTGGAAACGTAGCCCCTGGATTTTTTCGTCGAGCCTTGAAAGATATCCCAGTCAATG GATACACGATCCCGAAAGGATGGGTGATTATGATAGCCACCGCTGGTCTTCATCTCAACGCTAGCCAATTCGAGGATCCACTTAAATTCAATCCTCGGAGATGGACg GAAATTCAACCGAGTGTTGTATCAAAATGTTTCATGCCGTTCGGGTCGGGTATGAAGCAATGTGCGGGTGCGGAATATAGCAGAGTCCTGATAGCGACATTTTTACATGTCTTGGTCACAAAATATAG ATGGACTATGGTAAAAGGAGGTAAAATCGTGAGGTCGCCGATCATCCGATTCCCAGATGGATTTCACTACAAAATCGTAAAGAACAAGAACTGA
- the LOC142544848 gene encoding beta-amyrin 16-alpha-hydroxylase CYP87D16-like isoform X2, which produces METFIFSSYTREVPLDLSYVACFVGTLVALYVTHWIYRWRSPKCNGVLPPGSMGLPLIGETIQLVIPSASLDLPPFIKSRMKRYGPIFRTNVAGRPVVITADPEFNHFLLRQDGKLVDTWSMDTFAEVFDQASQSSRKYTRNLTLNHFGIEALRGKLLPQMHAMVQKTLSTWSSRESVEVKSESVTMAIDFAAKQIFSGDAPDKISDMFRDLVEGLMSFPINIPGTAHHKCLQIHKKVREMMRDVVTKRLAESERSHGDLLDHIIDDKNTESFLNEDFIVQLMFGLLFVTSDSISTTLALAFKLLEENPLVLEELIAEHENILKKRENSESNLTWNEYKSMSFTLQVINEVLRLGNVAPGFFRRALKDIPVNGYTIPKGWVIMIATAGLHLNASQFEDPLKFNPRRWTMDYGKRR; this is translated from the exons ATGGAAACATTTATATTTTCCTCGTACACAAGAGAAGTGCCATTGGATTTGTCATATGTTGCTTGCTTTGTTGGAACACTGGTTGCCCTTTATGTTACTCACTGGATTTACAGATGGAGGAGTCCTAAATGCAATGGAGTTCTCCCGCCCGGTTCTATGGGCCTGCCTCTCATTGGAGAAACCATCCAATTGGTCATCCCAAGTGCCTCTTTGGATCTCCCTCCATTCATTAAAAGTAGAATGAAAAG ATATGGCCCTATTTTTCGGACCAACGTAGCGGGACGACCTGTGGTCATTACCGCAGACCCGGAATTCAACCATTTTCTACTCAGACAAGATGGGAAATTAGTTGACACATGGTCCATGGACACTTTCGCAGAAGTTTTCGACCAGGCAAGTCAATCTTCAAGAAAATACACCAGAAACTTGACGCTGAACCACTTTGGCATCGAGGCCTTGAGAGGGAAACTCCTCCCTCAGATGCATGCTATGGTCCAGAAAACCCTCTCCACTTGGTCAAGTCGGGAATCAGTTGAAGTTAAAAGTGAATCCGTCACG ATGGCTATTGATTTTGCTGCAAAACAAATATTTAGCGGCGATGCACCAGATAAGATAAGTGACATGTTCAGGGACTTGGTTGAGGGCCTAATGTCTTTTCCTATCAATATCCCAGGAACCGCACATCATAAATGTTTGCAG ATACACAAGAAAGTTAGAGAAATGATGAGGGATGTAGTGACCAAGAGGCTTGCGGAATCCGAAAGGAGCCACGGAGATCTTCTCGACCATATCATCGACGACAAGAACACCGAATCGTTTTTGAACGAAGACTTCATAGTTCAACTAATGTTCGGACTGTTATTCGTCACCTCCGATTCGATCTCCACCACATTGGCATTAGCTTTCAAGTTGCTGGAGGAAAACCCATTGGTGCTGGAGGAATTAATT GCCGAACACGAGAATATACTCAAGAAAAGAGAGAATTCAGAGTCAAATCTAACATGGAACGAATACAAATCGATGAGCTTCACACTTCAGGTCATCAATGAAGTGCTCAGGCTTGGAAACGTAGCCCCTGGATTTTTTCGTCGAGCCTTGAAAGATATCCCAGTCAATG GATACACGATCCCGAAAGGATGGGTGATTATGATAGCCACCGCTGGTCTTCATCTCAACGCTAGCCAATTCGAGGATCCACTTAAATTCAATCCTCGGAGATGGACg ATGGACTATGGTAAAAGGAGGTAA